The nucleotide window CCGGCGATTCCTGCCACCGTGAGCTGTTGCCCGCCGACGGCGATGCGCCGCTCCTCGACCCCGAATTCCACCCCTTCGAAACGGAAGTCGACGCCGGTATCACGCGCCTTCTCCAGGAGCACCTGCGCGGCATCCGCCGGCTGGGCAGCGCTGACCAGGAACCCGCCGGGCTTGATGATGCCGGCCTTCTCAAGCGCTATGTCCCCCGGAGTATTACCGAGGAGCTCGGTGTGGTCGAGGGAGATCGGTGTGACGACAGCAACCACGCCGTCACCCACGTTGGTGGCGTCCGTGATTCCGCCGAGTCCAACTTCGATGACTGCCACATCGACGGGCTCGTCTGCGAAGACCGCAAAGGCAAGGATGGTGACACACTCAAAGTAGGTCAGCCTCGGTTCGCCGGCAGCATCGAGCTCAGCGTCGACGATCTCGAGGTAGGGCCGGATCTCGTCCCAAACCCGTACGAACGTCTCGTCCGAAACGGGTTCCCCGTCGATGCTGATCCGCTCCGTCACCCGTGCCAGGTGCGGACTGGTGTAGCGGCCGGTACGTAGATCGTGCGCCCGCAGCAGGCCCTCGATCATCCGTGCCGTGGAGGTTTTCCCGTTCGTCCCGGTGATGTGGATGATCGGAACTGCCCTGTTGGGTTCGCCCAGGATTTCCATCGCGCGGAACAAGGGGGCCATCCGCGGCTCCATCCTGCTCTCCGGTGCACGGCTCAGCAGTTCCGCGTACACGCTCTCCACGGAGAACTGATCGATCCCCCGTTCGCCTCCGGCCGGGAAGCTGTCAGCGTTCATATCAGCGTTCATGCCTGCCTCTCCACCTTTACCGATACTCCATCCGCCTGCGATGAGGCCACAGCAACGAGTTCCAGTTCGTTTGTCAACGTTTCCTGTTTGACCAGCTCAGCGTGAGCTTCGAGAGCCGACAGGGTTTCCTCGTCCGCCTCCACCGTGGTGACCACCCGGTCACTGATATGAAGATCAGCATCCCGGCGCGCCTGCTGGATGGACCGGATGACGTCCCGGGCTGTGCCTTCCGCTGCGAGCTCGGGCGTGACTTCGGTGTTGAGGACAAGGAAGCCACCGCCCGGCAGCACCGTGACAGCGGTGGTTGCCCCGGCGTCGTCGTTGCTGTCGACCACCGTCTCAAGGGTGTATTCGCTGGGCTCCAGAGCCAGGCCGCCAGCGGTGACGGCACCGGCGTCGTCCACGGACCAATCCCCTGCCTTCGCTGCCTTGATGGCGGTCTGTACGTTTTTGCCCAGCCGCGGACCGGCGGCGCGGGCGTTGACAACGAGCCGTTGGGAGATGCCGAACTCTTCCGGTGAGACATCCGCGGAATCGATCAGCCGCACCGACTTGATGTTCAGCTCATCGGCGATGATTGCCCGGTACTGGCCCTCCAGCTCCCCGGCCTGCGGCGCCACTACCGTCAGCTCGGCAAGCGGCAGGCGGACGCGGAGGTTTGCCGCCTTCCGCAGGCTGGAACCTGTAGAGCAGATCTGCCGTGTCCGTTCCATCCGCTCCACCAGTGCCGGCGCTGCAGCAAACGACGACGACCACGCCCAGTCCGTCAGGTGCACAGAACGGCCTCCGGTCAGGCCGCGCCAGATCTCTTCGGTGACAAGCGGCAGCAGCGGCGCGGAGACGCGGCTGACCGTTTCCAGGCAGGTGAAGAGGACGTCGAAGGCAGCTGTGTCCTCGTCGAAGAACCGCTGCCTGCCGCGGCGGACGTACCAGTTGGTCAGCGTGTCCAGGTAGCGTCGCAGCGACTCGCAGGCGTCGCTGATGTTGAACGCATCGAGGGAGGCCGTCATGTCCTCCACCAGGTTCCCCGTGTAGGCGAGGATATAGCGGTCCAGCG belongs to Arthrobacter tumbae and includes:
- a CDS encoding bifunctional folylpolyglutamate synthase/dihydrofolate synthase, with product MNADMNADSFPAGGERGIDQFSVESVYAELLSRAPESRMEPRMAPLFRAMEILGEPNRAVPIIHITGTNGKTSTARMIEGLLRAHDLRTGRYTSPHLARVTERISIDGEPVSDETFVRVWDEIRPYLEIVDAELDAAGEPRLTYFECVTILAFAVFADEPVDVAVIEVGLGGITDATNVGDGVVAVVTPISLDHTELLGNTPGDIALEKAGIIKPGGFLVSAAQPADAAQVLLEKARDTGVDFRFEGVEFGVEERRIAVGGQQLTVAGIAGRYEDVLLPLHGEHQAQNAAVAVAAVEAFLGGGSRELDSDVVRDGLSAVTSPGRLELVRTAPSILVDAAHNAAGARAAAKAINEAFEFTKLVLVIGVLRDKDAGAILSELHEELGGVLEDVCLTQSTSPRAIPAEELRRLALSAGFADNRVHVAERLDDALEWAVLTAEEGSELGGAGVLVTGSITVVGEARTLLGK